From the genome of Vicia villosa cultivar HV-30 ecotype Madison, WI linkage group LG2, Vvil1.0, whole genome shotgun sequence, one region includes:
- the LOC131653450 gene encoding probable E3 ubiquitin-protein ligase ZFP1: MAPRDIRIMDDGNGPHKRIRTNHYSSISPYNRKRIVKAEYILRAAGLQKLRPNSCRVMHAEKDEDEITYEELFDLAEQIGNACTGLSMKTIETQLKTKVYTTNPVAIALEKSQSDDQKIDSCIICHDKFTNQEEIAILQCEHEFHIDCITKCLILRNKCPNCKSEALTSQDKDA; this comes from the exons ATGGCACC AAGAGACATTAGGATTATGGATGATGGTAATGGACCACACAAAAGAATTAGGACAAACCACTATTCTTCTATTTCTCCCTATAATAGGAAACGCATTGTGAAGGCAGAGTATATATTGAGAGCAGCAG GTTTACAGAAATTGCGTCCTAACAGTTGTCGAGTTATGCATGCGgaaaaagatgaagatgaaataACTTATGAG GAACTTTTTGATTTGGCTGAACAAATTGGCAATGCATGCACTGGTTTATCAATGAAAACAATTGAGACTCAATTGAAGACCAAAGTTTATACAACAAACCCAGTGGCTATTGCTTTGGAGAAGTCACAATCTGATGATCAAAAAATTGACTCATGCATAATATGTCAT GACAAGTTTACTAATCAAGAAGAGATTGCAATTCTTCAATGTGAGCATGAATTTCACATTGATTGCATAACAAAGTGTCTTATTTTGAGGAACAAATGCCCAAACTGCAAATCAGAAGCCCTAACTTCTCAAGACAAGGATGCATAG
- the LOC131653449 gene encoding E3 ubiquitin-protein ligase MBR1-like, giving the protein MDDDERGSRKRIRGNHQPSNPLEGSSNSSPNIEGNTDEVTVRDTSSSPMQHHGNNNGARVPLTARQHFRRPAILDVPSNHSDGVMPETSLNQQRNLALIDEMENSLERRHARLNIDGMEDALIDEVEHLIDQHQHLISLIEEMSDEDFALFNEMEHPVDQHQDMRLNIDGMSYEELIQLGERIGSVSTGLSEETIARQLKTKDFSPSPIAINLEELPPEEGDTNSCIICQEEFKNQEKIGVIKCEHEYHVDCITQWLLLKNSCPICKVEALEALNDG; this is encoded by the exons aTGGATGATGATGAACGTGGTTCACGCAAAAGGATTAGAGGAAATCACCAACCTTCTAATCCTTTAGAAGGTTCTTCAAATTCTTCCCCTAATATTGAAGGAAACACTGATGAGGTCACTGTGAGGGACACATCAAGCTCACCAATGCAGCATCATGGCAACAACAATGGCGCCCGGGTTCCTCTTACGGCCCGTCAACATTTTCGGAGACCTGCTATCCTTGATGTTCCATCAAATCATTCAGATGGAGTCATGCCAGAGACATCTCTTAACCAGCAAAGG AATCTTGCTTTGATCGATGAAATGGAAAATTCATTGGAACGTAGACATGCGCGTTTGAATATTGATGGCATG gagGATGCTTTGATTGATGAAGTGGAACATCTAATTGACCAACATCAACATTTAATCTCACTTATTGAAGAAATGTCCGATGAG GATTTTGCTTTATTTAATGAAATGGAACATCCTGTTGACCAACATCAAGATATGCGCTTGAATATTGATGGCATGTCTTATGAG GAACTTATTCAATTGGGTGAGAGGATTGGAAGTGTATCCACTGGTTTATCAGAAGAAACAATTGCTAGACAACTCAAAACTAAAGATTTTTCACCAAGTCCTATTGCTATTAACTTGGAGGAATTACCACCAGAAGAAGGAGACACTAATTCTTGCATTATATGCCAG GAGGAGTTTAAGAACCAGGAGAAGATTGGTGTTATCAAATGCGAGCACGAATATCATGTCGATTGCATAACACAGTGGTTGCTTTTGAAGAACAGCTGCCCAATCTGCAAAGTAGAAGCTTTAGAAGCTTTGAATGATGGATAG
- the LOC131653448 gene encoding probable E3 ubiquitin-protein ligase ZFP1, which produces MDQMTDSDMDQQRQGYFHSEHCVLMRGPSVGHPNIRSVVTASGNTSNGDSHFLPDAYDNARVYGITQYNGVQPQHNLDMGVATAGNIYYSGMNPSSSTGVYPLPHRASDQLPGSSTFAISGVSLDNFGRSNGFVDDGRGPYKRKIAEGIRGNHQHFNASTSSSIAPPNARHPDGVAMMDNAPLPFRVPSLIGVGPHGGAWSRSGESIMMHDHNHLIHGNYLGQHFPPAAPPWLDQQVNSNSNDGHTTAWNPPIPMPYIQAPTINGGSLESASMGLQRYHDAAGNRNVLRFPPPPPPVNQQHPNYHHPALPMPGIRGHNISFHPPVTAASFRVPPNPPRGSVIPPPTGFEAGPRHIIPAPSTGFRIYRPHRLMPETALAHRSLPPVGFLQVDDVALIDEVGNLIDNHRDMRLDIEDMSYEDLLALGERIGSVNTGLSEETIANKLKMKVYSPKATAINLEEVASDDQETDSCIICQEEFKNQERIGILRCEHEYHVDCLTKWLLVKNVCPICKSEALATGRKDA; this is translated from the exons ATGGATCAGATGACGGATTCGGATATGGATCAACAACGGCAAGGCTATTTTCATTCTGAACATTGTGTTCTCATGAGAGGCCCCAGCGTCGGACATCCTAATATCCGTTCGGTGGTGACTGCTTCAGGGAACACATCTAATGGCGATTCACACTTTTTACCAGATGCTTATGACAATGCTAGGGTGTATGGGATTACACAATACAACGGCGTTCAGCCTCAACATAATCTTGATATGGGCGTTGCAACTGCAGGCAACATATACTATTCTGGCATGAATCCTTCTTCAAGTACCGGTGTTTACCCGCTGCCTCATAGAGCCTCTGATCAGCTGCCGGGTTCAAGCACATTTGCGATCTCCGGAGTTTCCTTGGATAATTTCGGAAGAAGCAATGGTTTTGTAGATGACGGAAGAggtccgtacaaaaggaaaattgcTGAAGGGATAAGAGGAAACCACCAACATTTTAATGCCTCAACTAGTTCTTCTATTGCTCCCCCAAATGCAAGACACCCTGATGGGGTTGCTATGATGGATAATGCACCATTGCCATTCCGTGTCCCTTCGCTCATTGGAGTAGGGCCACACGGCGGTGCTTGGAGCAGGTCCGGCGAGTCTATTATGATGCATGATCATAATCATTTGATACACGGAAACTATTTGGGGCAGCACTTTCCACCAGCGGCTCCTCCTTGGTTGGACCAGCAAGTGAACAGTAATAGCAATGATGGCCACACTACAGCGTGGAATCCGCCTATTCCAATGCCTTATATACAAG CACCCACTATTAATGGAGGTTCATTAGAGAGTGCAAGTATGGGTTTGCAGAGGTATCACGACGCAGCCGGTAACCGAAATGTCCTGAGGTTTCCTCCTCCGCCTCCTCCTGTCAACCAACAGCACCCTAATTATCATCATCCAGCACTTCCCATGCCAGGAATAAGAGGTCACAATATCAGCTTTCACCCTCCGGTGACTGCAGCTTCATTTAGGGTTCCACCAAATCCTCCTCGCGGTTCTGTGATCCCTCCACCAACTGGTTTCGAGGCAGGTCCAAGGCATATTATCCCTGCCCCATCAACAGGGTTCCGGATATACCGACCTCATAGGCTCATGCCAGAGACAGCTCTCGCACATCGAAGTCTACCTCCCGTGGGCTTCCTCCAAGTTGAT GATGTTGCTTTAATTGATGAAGTGGGAAATCTGATTGACAATCACCGAGATATGCGCCTGGACATAGAGGACATGTCTTATGAG GATCTTCTTGCATTGGGCGAAAGGATTGGCAGTGTAAACACTGGCTTATCAGAGGAAACAATTGCGAATAAActaaagatgaaagtttattcgCCCAAAGCCACTGCTATTAATCTGGAGGAGGTAGCTTCTGACGATCAAGAAACTGATTCTTGCATCATATGTCAG GAGGAGTTTAAGAACCAGGAGAGGATCGGCATTCTTCGATGTGAGCATGAGTATCACGTGGATTGCCTGACGAAGTGGTTGCTTGTGAAGAACGTCTGTCCCATATGCAAATCAGAAGCTTTGGCTACTGGAAGGAAGGATGCATAG